A genomic stretch from Sphingobacterium sp. ML3W includes:
- a CDS encoding DUF1573 domain-containing protein, with product MKNFSKYSVLALASVLFFSCGNSQKGQAEIAKTGTEAVATDSLSKAAAQLGKIEFAESAFDFGQVKEGAEVKHTFVLKNTGDAPVILSKVTASCGCTQPEFSKSPILPGGTSDIRVTFKSEGQVGKQQKIITIQSNASNGMTTVQLKGEVLPK from the coding sequence ATGAAGAACTTTAGTAAATATTCAGTTTTAGCTTTGGCATCGGTGCTTTTCTTTTCTTGTGGAAATTCTCAAAAGGGACAAGCGGAAATTGCAAAGACAGGAACTGAGGCGGTAGCAACAGACAGTCTTTCTAAAGCTGCGGCACAATTGGGTAAAATAGAATTTGCAGAGTCGGCTTTCGATTTTGGTCAGGTCAAAGAAGGTGCAGAAGTGAAACACACATTCGTATTGAAGAATACAGGGGATGCGCCGGTTATTTTGTCCAAAGTAACCGCTTCTTGTGGCTGTACACAACCGGAGTTTTCAAAAAGCCCAATTTTACCGGGAGGAACATCGGATATCCGTGTGACTTTCAAGAGTGAGGGACAGGTAGGTAAGCAGCAGAAGATCATCACGATCCAATCAAATGCTTCCAACGGTATGACGACTGTTCAACTAAAGGGCGAAGTATTACCAAAATAA
- the nusB gene encoding transcription antitermination factor NusB — MLNRRHLRVKVVQTLYAYSLTEDKDIKTFEKALLKNVDEVYEMYIWTLNLLDEVSDYVLIDAEGRANKFLPTEKDLSLTTKLSTNTFIESLRQNPQYAEGVKKYKISWSFDPEIVRTVFLQLKDSEAYLEYLQQEDRSIGTEKDIIKHIFKKIILKSPVIEQVFEEKFINWPVDKEVLQALIAKTFKNFSSEDPRKNKLAEITQNWNDDSDYVIALLGKTIRNTNEYQKLISDKTKNWESDRIALMDTLLMRMAICELVNFPSIPVKVTINEYIEISKVFSTLKSNTFINGILDKILSDLNQQGRIQKAGRGLRD; from the coding sequence ATGTTAAACAGGAGACACCTGAGGGTAAAAGTAGTGCAAACGCTTTATGCGTACAGTCTTACAGAAGACAAAGACATCAAAACATTTGAAAAAGCACTATTAAAAAATGTGGATGAGGTCTACGAGATGTATATCTGGACACTGAATCTATTGGATGAGGTATCCGATTATGTATTGATAGACGCAGAGGGCAGAGCCAACAAGTTTTTGCCAACTGAAAAAGACTTGTCTCTAACGACCAAGTTAAGTACAAATACTTTTATTGAGTCATTAAGACAAAATCCGCAATACGCCGAGGGAGTCAAAAAATATAAGATTTCATGGAGCTTTGATCCGGAGATCGTGCGCACGGTATTTTTACAATTAAAAGATTCTGAAGCTTATTTGGAATATTTACAGCAGGAAGATCGTTCGATCGGTACAGAAAAAGATATCATCAAACATATCTTTAAAAAGATCATTTTGAAATCACCGGTTATAGAGCAGGTTTTTGAGGAGAAATTTATCAACTGGCCTGTCGATAAAGAAGTGTTGCAAGCATTAATCGCGAAAACTTTTAAGAACTTCAGTTCGGAAGATCCGCGTAAAAATAAGCTTGCTGAAATCACGCAAAACTGGAATGATGATAGCGATTATGTGATTGCCTTGTTGGGTAAGACAATCCGAAATACAAATGAGTATCAGAAACTGATCTCTGATAAGACAAAGAATTGGGAATCAGATCGTATTGCTTTGATGGATACCTTATTGATGCGCATGGCAATATGCGAATTGGTGAATTTTCCATCTATTCCTGTGAAAGTGACAATAAATGAGTATATTGAAATTTCTAAGGTATTCAGTACATTGAAAAGTAATACATTTATTAATGGTATCTTAGATAAAATATTAAGCGACTTGAACCAACAGGGAAGAATCCAGAAGGCAGGTCGTGGTTTAAGGGATTAA
- a CDS encoding Glu/Leu/Phe/Val dehydrogenase dimerization domain-containing protein, whose translation MSTSQNSIFELMSQSGHQNLFFCNDELVGLKAIVAIHDTTLGPAIGGVRMLPYETTEEAIEDALRLSKAITYKSAITGLNLGGGSAVIIGNSRLDKSEVLLRRLGQFIEGLNGNFIASLDVGTTQRDLEYIYTETDHVAGLPKAIHGSGVGDTSIFAAQGVYFGIKACLKELYGSESVAGKKVIVHGVGSVGERLIAMLREENARVYVSDITEEKMLKVAAKYKAEPIPYNEVFDHEFDVYSPCALGGTVNPESAQKMQCKIIAGSANNQLKDEVATSTILHERGILYAPDYLINAGALISCYSEIQNYGVDHTEFVIKNIYNATRDVLKKSKEENISTFEAANRIAEKRIQDIKKIKR comes from the coding sequence ATGTCAACATCTCAAAATTCTATTTTTGAATTGATGAGCCAATCTGGCCATCAAAACTTATTTTTCTGTAATGATGAATTAGTGGGCTTAAAAGCTATTGTTGCGATCCATGATACCACATTGGGCCCGGCAATAGGAGGGGTTCGTATGTTGCCATACGAAACTACAGAAGAAGCTATTGAGGATGCTTTACGTTTATCCAAGGCCATCACCTATAAATCGGCAATCACTGGATTGAATTTGGGCGGCGGGAGTGCTGTTATTATTGGTAACAGTCGTTTGGACAAATCTGAGGTTTTATTGCGCCGTTTGGGCCAGTTTATTGAAGGATTGAATGGTAATTTCATTGCTTCTTTGGATGTGGGTACCACCCAGCGTGATTTAGAATATATTTATACCGAGACAGATCATGTTGCCGGTTTGCCAAAAGCAATTCACGGCAGTGGTGTTGGAGATACATCAATTTTTGCAGCCCAAGGTGTTTATTTCGGTATTAAAGCCTGTTTGAAAGAGTTGTACGGATCAGAGAGTGTGGCAGGCAAAAAAGTTATTGTACACGGAGTAGGTAGCGTTGGTGAGCGATTGATCGCCATGTTGCGTGAAGAAAATGCACGTGTTTACGTGAGTGACATTACCGAAGAGAAAATGCTTAAGGTGGCGGCGAAATACAAAGCGGAGCCAATCCCATACAATGAAGTATTCGATCATGAGTTTGATGTCTATTCACCTTGTGCATTGGGCGGTACAGTAAATCCTGAGTCAGCACAAAAAATGCAATGTAAAATCATTGCAGGTTCAGCAAACAACCAATTGAAAGATGAGGTAGCGACAAGCACTATTCTTCACGAAAGAGGTATATTGTATGCACCGGACTATTTGATCAATGCAGGTGCATTGATTAGCTGTTATTCAGAAATTCAGAATTATGGTGTAGATCACACGGAGTTTGTGATCAAAAACATATATAATGCGACCAGAGACGTGTTGAAAAAATCAAAAGAAGAGAATATCTCTACTTTTGAAGCGGCCAATCGCATCGCGGAGAAGCGTATCCAAGATATTAAAAAAATCAAAAGATAG
- a CDS encoding ABC transporter ATP-binding protein: MKDLAYLNKYFYKYRWKLVPGVIFVIISNYFGVLPAKVIREAFDLVQENIYLYRLFDGFDRQELIYKVFGTSLLFFGFVVLILSLLRGIFLFFMRQTIILTSRYIEYDLKNEIYNHYQELNFGFFRKNNTGDLMSRATEDVNQVRNYLGPAIMYAINTVVLSIMVIYAMYSVNGRLATYALAPIPVLSVIILFVNKIINKRSLKIQKQLSNLSSFVQETFAGIRVIKTYTREQNKMQAFEKESTIYRNTALDLVKVQAVFFPLILLLIGLSTVITIYIGGIEVAKGTVTAGNIAEFIIYVNQLTFPAMSLAWVTSLVQRAAASQKRINEFLETQSPIANGKIEKEIAGEIKVENISFTYPETGIQAIKNISFQVPIGKTLAIIGKTGSGKSTLANLLLRMYDIDQGNIQYDGIALKDLNFKNLRQQIGFVPQDVFLFSDTIANNIGFGLDHFTQEQIEQAAKDAAVYDNIIAFEDGFDTAVGERGITLSGGQKQRVSIARALVKEPNILIFDDCLSAVDTKTEETILRSLSRIMKGKTCIFIAHRISTIKNADHILVMDQGQILEQGTHLELMEKRGEYFELHEKQLLESVEG; encoded by the coding sequence ATGAAGGATCTCGCTTACTTAAATAAGTACTTTTATAAATACCGCTGGAAACTGGTTCCAGGGGTGATTTTTGTCATCATTTCCAATTACTTTGGGGTGCTCCCCGCCAAAGTAATCCGCGAAGCGTTTGACCTGGTACAGGAAAATATTTATCTCTACCGCCTGTTTGACGGATTTGATAGACAGGAGCTTATTTATAAGGTATTTGGTACAAGCCTGCTTTTCTTCGGTTTTGTGGTCTTAATACTTTCTCTCCTACGGGGTATTTTCCTATTCTTTATGCGGCAGACTATTATTCTGACTTCCCGTTATATCGAGTATGATCTTAAAAATGAAATTTACAACCATTACCAGGAACTGAATTTCGGATTTTTCCGTAAAAATAACACGGGTGATCTGATGAGCCGTGCAACCGAGGATGTCAATCAGGTACGTAATTACCTGGGACCAGCCATTATGTATGCAATCAATACCGTGGTACTGTCCATTATGGTCATTTATGCCATGTATAGTGTAAATGGAAGACTGGCGACCTATGCATTGGCGCCTATCCCTGTCCTTTCTGTCATTATACTTTTTGTCAATAAAATCATCAATAAGCGCAGCTTAAAAATCCAAAAACAGCTGTCAAACCTCTCCTCTTTTGTTCAGGAAACCTTCGCCGGAATCCGCGTCATCAAGACCTATACCCGGGAGCAGAACAAAATGCAGGCTTTTGAAAAGGAAAGTACAATCTACCGCAACACAGCATTGGATCTGGTTAAGGTACAGGCCGTTTTCTTTCCGCTTATCTTATTGCTGATCGGTCTCAGTACCGTCATCACCATCTATATCGGTGGTATTGAAGTTGCCAAGGGAACGGTCACAGCCGGAAACATCGCCGAATTTATTATCTATGTCAATCAATTGACCTTTCCGGCCATGTCTTTAGCATGGGTGACCTCGCTGGTACAACGTGCCGCGGCATCACAAAAACGGATCAATGAGTTCCTTGAAACCCAATCGCCGATTGCCAATGGCAAAATAGAGAAAGAAATCGCCGGTGAAATCAAGGTAGAAAATATCTCATTCACGTATCCCGAAACAGGCATTCAGGCCATTAAAAATATATCATTCCAGGTTCCTATCGGAAAAACACTGGCTATCATCGGAAAAACCGGTTCCGGTAAATCTACTTTAGCCAACCTATTGCTGCGGATGTATGATATAGATCAGGGTAATATCCAATACGATGGTATTGCATTAAAGGATCTCAACTTCAAAAATCTACGTCAACAAATTGGTTTTGTCCCACAGGATGTATTCTTATTTTCAGATACAATTGCCAATAACATTGGTTTCGGACTGGATCATTTCACACAGGAACAGATCGAACAAGCCGCTAAAGACGCTGCTGTATATGATAATATTATCGCTTTTGAAGATGGTTTTGACACTGCTGTCGGAGAGCGCGGTATCACACTATCGGGTGGTCAAAAACAACGTGTATCCATTGCCAGAGCCTTGGTCAAAGAACCAAATATATTGATCTTTGACGACTGTTTATCTGCTGTTGATACCAAAACCGAAGAAACAATCTTACGCTCATTAAGCCGCATTATGAAGGGCAAGACCTGTATTTTCATTGCCCACCGGATTTCAACCATCAAAAATGCGGACCATATTCTTGTAATGGATCAAGGTCAGATTCTCGAGCAGGGCACTCATCTTGAGTTAATGGAGAAAAGAGGTGAATATTTTGAACTTCACGAAAAACAATTGCTGGAAAGTGTCGAAGGATAA
- a CDS encoding MFS transporter: MTFTLRLQLSLMMFLEYFIKGAWFVTLGTYLIKSLNASGMEVANIFSTQSLGAVFAPFFVGFVADRYFNAERVLSVLHLLGAALLYGMSQAPDASHFYPYVFVYFMAYMSSLSLSNGIAFRHIADAKTYFPGVRVWGTIGWICSGLVISYLFRWDSPEAISRGALHNTFIMGAICSVFLAFFSLFLPKTPPQIRVKDEKFDFGKAIGLDALGLLKQKSFLIFFVTAIVICIPISFYYQNANPFLVNVGMPNPTAKMALGQFSEAICLLLIPFFFRRLGYKKMILLGIAAWVLRYLFFAFGDGQEKAFLLILGIVLHGICYDFMFVVGQIYTDRIAGEKYKASAQGLITIAMYGVGMLIGFWVAGGVSDYLKVAYADQFWEYLWFIPAGISFFCLLLFAVFFKEEKTVETVEDIK; encoded by the coding sequence ATGACGTTTACTTTACGCCTCCAGTTATCTTTGATGATGTTTTTGGAGTATTTTATCAAGGGAGCTTGGTTTGTCACTTTAGGTACCTACTTGATCAAGTCCCTGAATGCATCAGGAATGGAGGTTGCCAACATATTTTCTACGCAGTCCCTAGGTGCTGTATTTGCTCCTTTCTTTGTTGGCTTCGTCGCAGACCGTTATTTTAATGCCGAGCGGGTGCTCTCGGTTTTGCATCTGCTGGGTGCCGCATTGCTTTATGGGATGTCCCAAGCACCTGATGCCAGCCATTTTTACCCCTACGTCTTTGTTTATTTCATGGCTTATATGTCATCACTTTCCCTTTCCAATGGTATTGCTTTCCGACATATCGCAGATGCCAAAACGTATTTTCCGGGGGTAAGGGTATGGGGAACAATCGGTTGGATCTGTTCGGGGCTTGTGATCAGCTATCTGTTCCGTTGGGATAGCCCTGAGGCAATAAGCCGGGGAGCCCTGCACAATACCTTTATTATGGGAGCCATCTGTTCCGTCTTTTTGGCATTTTTCAGCCTATTTCTTCCCAAAACTCCACCACAGATACGGGTTAAAGATGAAAAATTTGATTTTGGAAAAGCCATTGGGCTGGATGCTTTGGGGTTGTTAAAACAAAAGAGTTTCTTAATCTTTTTTGTTACGGCCATAGTGATCTGTATTCCCATTTCATTCTATTATCAGAATGCCAATCCATTTTTGGTCAATGTAGGTATGCCCAATCCTACTGCAAAAATGGCGTTGGGCCAGTTTTCGGAAGCCATCTGTTTGCTGTTGATTCCATTTTTCTTTAGACGTTTAGGGTATAAGAAAATGATTTTATTGGGTATTGCCGCATGGGTCTTGCGGTATCTGTTCTTTGCTTTTGGAGATGGACAGGAAAAGGCTTTTCTGCTTATCTTAGGTATCGTTCTACATGGAATCTGTTATGATTTTATGTTTGTCGTCGGCCAGATCTATACCGATCGGATTGCAGGAGAGAAATATAAAGCTTCGGCGCAGGGGCTGATTACGATTGCTATGTATGGTGTGGGGATGCTGATCGGATTCTGGGTTGCCGGTGGGGTTTCAGATTACCTCAAAGTGGCCTATGCCGATCAATTTTGGGAATACCTATGGTTTATACCGGCAGGAATTTCATTTTTCTGTCTGCTGCTGTTTGCTGTTTTTTTCAAAGAAGAAAAAACGGTTGAGACAGTAGAAGATATAAAGTAA
- a CDS encoding membrane dipeptidase, translating into MYEFEMPFVVDAHLDLSMNAMEWNRDLRLPIQELNRREQGMADKPDRAKATVTFEELRKGNIGIVVTTQIARFVHPDSTLPGWYSAEQAWAQTQGQLAWYKAMEADGHMKMIKTKTDLDQHRALWSEGTDHSNKPIGYLLSLEGADSLVDISHVEVAYNYGLRAIGPAHYGPGRYANGTDSSGKLNEQGVELLQEMERLGMILDATHLNDDAFWDAMGQYNGPIWASHNNCRKFVDHNRQFSDEMIKILVEKGAVIGVALDAWMMVPNWVRGLSDPKSSNCSMEIMADNIDHICQLAGNVNHVGVGSDLDGAFGREQCPYDLETIADIQKVFGILKRRGYSSADLDKIASQNWLNFMRNALPE; encoded by the coding sequence ATGTACGAATTTGAAATGCCTTTTGTGGTTGATGCTCATTTAGACTTGAGCATGAATGCCATGGAGTGGAATAGAGATCTCCGGCTACCCATTCAGGAATTGAACCGCAGGGAGCAGGGGATGGCAGATAAGCCCGACCGGGCAAAAGCTACGGTTACTTTTGAAGAGCTACGCAAAGGGAATATCGGTATCGTTGTAACCACGCAGATTGCGCGATTTGTCCATCCGGACAGCACTTTGCCAGGCTGGTACTCAGCAGAACAGGCCTGGGCGCAGACACAGGGGCAATTGGCCTGGTATAAGGCCATGGAGGCTGACGGACACATGAAAATGATCAAAACAAAGACCGATTTAGATCAACATCGTGCTTTGTGGTCCGAGGGAACTGATCATTCAAATAAGCCCATCGGTTACCTACTGAGCTTGGAAGGTGCCGATTCTTTGGTGGATATCAGTCATGTGGAAGTTGCCTACAATTACGGGTTGCGGGCGATCGGACCGGCACATTATGGGCCAGGAAGATATGCTAATGGCACTGACTCCTCAGGTAAACTGAATGAACAAGGTGTAGAGTTATTGCAGGAAATGGAACGATTGGGGATGATCCTGGATGCAACACATCTTAATGACGATGCTTTTTGGGATGCGATGGGACAATACAATGGGCCAATCTGGGCCAGCCACAACAATTGTCGGAAGTTTGTGGATCACAACCGACAGTTTAGCGATGAGATGATCAAGATTCTGGTGGAGAAGGGAGCTGTTATCGGTGTTGCTTTAGATGCCTGGATGATGGTGCCCAACTGGGTACGTGGTCTGTCTGATCCTAAATCCAGCAATTGCTCAATGGAAATCATGGCCGATAACATCGACCATATCTGTCAGTTGGCGGGCAATGTCAATCATGTTGGGGTAGGGAGCGATCTAGATGGAGCCTTTGGTCGGGAACAGTGTCCTTATGATCTGGAGACCATTGCAGATATCCAAAAGGTTTTTGGGATATTGAAACGACGCGGGTACAGCAGCGCTGATCTTGACAAAATCGCCAGCCAGAACTGGTTGAATTTTATGCGGAATGCCTTACCTGAATAG